Proteins found in one Acipenser ruthenus chromosome 18, fAciRut3.2 maternal haplotype, whole genome shotgun sequence genomic segment:
- the LOC117962631 gene encoding heme transporter FLVCR2-like isoform X1 — MPEKITYSEGQLIENQDCESLEDMKISKPVNAEIAPETQELANGSEQAPTTQLYKRRWVILFLFSAYSMCNSFQWIQYGIINNIFMKFYNVTSFTIDWMSMIYMCTYIPLIFPVTWLLDKKGLRVIAVLGSGLNCVGAWIKTGSVRPDLFGVTFFGQFVCSAAQVFILGMPSRIASVWFGSEEVSTACSIAVFGNQLGIAVGFLIPPLLVPNLDDFDELAHHVSIMFYGTAAMATLLFILVIFVFQEQPTLPPSKAKAAIQAIPSEQYSYLQSILKLIRNPPFILLIVTYGINTGCFYAVSTLLNKMIIAHYPGEEINAGRIGLTIVLSGMVGSLICGIWLDKTKSYKMTTLIVYVMSLVGMVVYAFTLNLGLWVVFITAGSLGFFMTGYLPLGFEFAVELTYPESEGTSSGLLNMAAQVFGIIFTISQGKIIDNFGTLPGNIFLSVFLLLGTIMTGFIKADLRRQKANQSAGPTSLGSNCSRDYGGTAAAVPTLNK, encoded by the exons ATGCCCGAGAAGATCACATATTCAGAAGGTCAGCTGATAGAAAATCAggattgtgagagtctggaagaTATGAAAATATCGAAACCCGTAAACGCTGAAATCGCCCCAGAGACGCAGGAATTAGCAAATGGGAGTGAACAGGCGCCGACCACTCAGCTTTACAAGAGACGCTGGGTCATACTCTTTCTCTTCAGCGCCTATTCAATGTGCAACTCATTTCAATGGATTCAGTACGGGAtcattaataacatatttatgAAGTTTTACAACGTAACCTCGTTTACCATAGACTGGATGTCCATGATCTATATGTGCACCTATATCCCCTTGATATTCCCAGTGACTTGGCTGTTGGATAAAAAGGGTCTGCGAGTCATAGCGGTGCTAGGGTCCGGTTTGAACTGTGTAGGGGCATGGATCAAGACAGGCAGCGTCAGACCGGATCTCTTCGGCGTCACGTTCTTCGGGCAGTTTGTGTGTTCGGCGGCCCAGGTGTTCATCCTTGGAATGCCGTCTCGGATCGCATCTGTGTGGTTTGGGTCTGAAGAGGTGTCCACCGCTTGTTCCATCGCTGTCTTTGGGAACCAG CTGGGGATTGCTGTTGGGTTCCTCATTCCTCCTCTGCTTGTTCCCAACTTGGATGACTTTGATGAGCTTGCACACCATGTCAGCATCATGTTCTATGGGACTGCCGCCATGGCAACTCTGCTGTTCATCCTTGTCATTTTCG TTTTCCAGGAACAGCCCACGCTCCCCCCCAGCAAAGCCAAGGCAGCTATCCAGGCCATCCCCAGTGAGCAGTACTCCTACCTGCAGTCCATCCTGAAGCTCATCAGGAATCCCCCCTTCATCCTGCTCATCGTCACATACG GTATTAATACGGGTTGCTTTTATGCTGTATCAACACTACTGAACAAGATGATTATAGCGCACTACCCA GGTGAAGAGATCAATGCAGGGAGAATTGGTCTCACGATTGTCCTTTCCGGAATGgttgggtcactgatctgtggcATATGGCTTGATAAAACCAAAAGTTACAA AATGACGACCCTGATCGTGTATGTTATGTCCCTTGTTGGAATGGTAGTCTATGCATTCACACTGAATCTGGGTCTATGGGTAGTGTTCATCACTGCTGGGTCACTGGG GTTCTTTATGACTGGGTACCTGCCCCTAGGCTTTGAGTTTGCTGTTGAACTGACCTACCCTGAATCAGAAGGTACCTCCTCAGGGCTCCTCAATATGGCTGCCCAG gtgttTGGGATCATTTTTACCATAAGTCAGGGGAAAATCATCGACAATTTTGGGACTTTACCTGGAAACATTTTCctcagtgtttttcttttactgggCACTATTATGACAG GTTTTATAAAAGCAGATCTTCGCAGACAAAAGGCCAACCAGTCAGCTGGACCCACT TCCCTAGGGAGTAACTGCTCCAGGGATTATGGGGGGACTGCTGCAGCCGTGCCAACCTTGAATAAATga
- the LOC117962631 gene encoding heme transporter FLVCR2-like isoform X2, whose amino-acid sequence MPEKITYSEGQLIENQDCESLEDMKISKPVNAEIAPETQELANGSEQAPTTQLYKRRWVILFLFSAYSMCNSFQWIQYGIINNIFMKFYNVTSFTIDWMSMIYMCTYIPLIFPVTWLLDKKGLRVIAVLGSGLNCVGAWIKTGSVRPDLFGVTFFGQFVCSAAQVFILGMPSRIASVWFGSEEVSTACSIAVFGNQLGIAVGFLIPPLLVPNLDDFDELAHHVSIMFYGTAAMATLLFILVIFVFQEQPTLPPSKAKAAIQAIPSEQYSYLQSILKLIRNPPFILLIVTYGINTGCFYAVSTLLNKMIIAHYPGEEINAGRIGLTIVLSGMVGSLICGIWLDKTKSYKMTTLIVYVMSLVGMVVYAFTLNLGLWVVFITAGSLGFFMTGYLPLGFEFAVELTYPESEGTSSGLLNMAAQVFGIIFTISQGKIIDNFGTLPGNIFLSVFLLLGTIMTGFIKADLRRQKANQSAGPTRPEGDLQDSASSPVIIKEEKF is encoded by the exons ATGCCCGAGAAGATCACATATTCAGAAGGTCAGCTGATAGAAAATCAggattgtgagagtctggaagaTATGAAAATATCGAAACCCGTAAACGCTGAAATCGCCCCAGAGACGCAGGAATTAGCAAATGGGAGTGAACAGGCGCCGACCACTCAGCTTTACAAGAGACGCTGGGTCATACTCTTTCTCTTCAGCGCCTATTCAATGTGCAACTCATTTCAATGGATTCAGTACGGGAtcattaataacatatttatgAAGTTTTACAACGTAACCTCGTTTACCATAGACTGGATGTCCATGATCTATATGTGCACCTATATCCCCTTGATATTCCCAGTGACTTGGCTGTTGGATAAAAAGGGTCTGCGAGTCATAGCGGTGCTAGGGTCCGGTTTGAACTGTGTAGGGGCATGGATCAAGACAGGCAGCGTCAGACCGGATCTCTTCGGCGTCACGTTCTTCGGGCAGTTTGTGTGTTCGGCGGCCCAGGTGTTCATCCTTGGAATGCCGTCTCGGATCGCATCTGTGTGGTTTGGGTCTGAAGAGGTGTCCACCGCTTGTTCCATCGCTGTCTTTGGGAACCAG CTGGGGATTGCTGTTGGGTTCCTCATTCCTCCTCTGCTTGTTCCCAACTTGGATGACTTTGATGAGCTTGCACACCATGTCAGCATCATGTTCTATGGGACTGCCGCCATGGCAACTCTGCTGTTCATCCTTGTCATTTTCG TTTTCCAGGAACAGCCCACGCTCCCCCCCAGCAAAGCCAAGGCAGCTATCCAGGCCATCCCCAGTGAGCAGTACTCCTACCTGCAGTCCATCCTGAAGCTCATCAGGAATCCCCCCTTCATCCTGCTCATCGTCACATACG GTATTAATACGGGTTGCTTTTATGCTGTATCAACACTACTGAACAAGATGATTATAGCGCACTACCCA GGTGAAGAGATCAATGCAGGGAGAATTGGTCTCACGATTGTCCTTTCCGGAATGgttgggtcactgatctgtggcATATGGCTTGATAAAACCAAAAGTTACAA AATGACGACCCTGATCGTGTATGTTATGTCCCTTGTTGGAATGGTAGTCTATGCATTCACACTGAATCTGGGTCTATGGGTAGTGTTCATCACTGCTGGGTCACTGGG GTTCTTTATGACTGGGTACCTGCCCCTAGGCTTTGAGTTTGCTGTTGAACTGACCTACCCTGAATCAGAAGGTACCTCCTCAGGGCTCCTCAATATGGCTGCCCAG gtgttTGGGATCATTTTTACCATAAGTCAGGGGAAAATCATCGACAATTTTGGGACTTTACCTGGAAACATTTTCctcagtgtttttcttttactgggCACTATTATGACAG GTTTTATAAAAGCAGATCTTCGCAGACAAAAGGCCAACCAGTCAGCTGGACCCACT AGACCGGAAGGTGATTTGCAAGATTCGGCCTCTTCTCCAGTGATCATAAAGGAAGAAAAGTTTTAG
- the LOC117962263 gene encoding ergosterol biosynthetic protein 28 homolog, with the protein MGRFLNVLRSWLVIVSVIALGNSVQSFRDHSFLSEKLYTGMPEFVNGLQARTFGIWTLLSSVIRCACALDIQNKTLYHITLGTFVLALGHFLSEAFIYKTAPLTIGVMAPLIVASVSIGGMLIGFQCVAEPEEVMGARQKKRN; encoded by the exons ATGGGTCGGTTCCTTAATGTGCTCCGCAGCTGGCTGGTAATTGTGTCAGTGATTGCCTTGGGAAATTCAGTCCAGAGTTTTCGCGATCACAGCTTCCTCTCGGAGAAACTATACACCGGAATGCCAGAGTTTG TAAATGGTCTTCAAGCTCGAACCTTTGGAATCTGGACCCTTCTCTCCTCTGTCATTCGATGTGCCTGTGCATTGGACATACAGAACAAAAC ATTGTATCACATCACACTGGGTACCTTTGTTCTGGCTCTTGGTCATTTCCTGTCCGAggcgtttatttacaaaactGCTCCACTGACAATTGGTGTTATGGCACCTCTAATAGTAGCAA GTGTTTCTATCGGTGGGATGCTGATTGGTTTTCAGTGTGTGGCAGAGCCAGAGGAAGTGATGGGAGCCcgtcagaaaaaaagaaactga